One region of Anaerolineae bacterium genomic DNA includes:
- a CDS encoding archease gives MNYRIIDHTSDFGLRVFASDIKTLFADAAHAMIDQITDINELKGLNEFHVHVTGSDWPDLMVNWLREVLYLWTGEEKLVKRAQILSLSEYELSAKVMYDTYEPDRHIIKNEIKAVTYHQIYVKSLPNGWETQIIFDV, from the coding sequence ATGAACTACCGGATAATCGATCATACATCCGATTTTGGATTGCGGGTTTTTGCATCCGACATAAAGACCCTGTTTGCAGACGCCGCTCACGCAATGATTGATCAGATTACCGATATCAACGAGTTAAAAGGCTTAAATGAATTTCATGTTCATGTTACAGGAAGCGATTGGCCCGATCTTATGGTAAACTGGCTGAGGGAGGTTTTATATCTCTGGACTGGTGAAGAAAAGCTTGTTAAGAGGGCACAAATTTTATCCCTTTCAGAATATGAGCTGTCGGCAAAGGTGATGTATGATACTTATGAGCCTGATCGCCATATTATAAAAAACGAGATAAAGGCTGTAACCTATCATCAGATATATGTTAAAAGCCTGCCGAACGGCTGGGAAACTCAGATAATATTTGATGTATAG
- a CDS encoding RtcB family protein, which produces MELKKIDDYRWELPKTGAMRVPGIIYASASMLKDSNQEEPLKQVANVATLPGIIKASLAMPDMHWGYGFPIGGVAAFDWESGVISPGGVGYDINCGVRLAGTSLVEKDVRPRLNELINALFQNIPSGVGSTGSIKLSSAEEIKVLKQGAKWAVSQGFGTDSDIEHTEDNGCMPNADPDMISKRAMERGKKQLGTLGSGNHFVEIGVVETVYDQNAARILGLFEGQVTLMLHSGSRGFGYQVCDDFLAAMAKHINKLGFDIPDRQLSCAMIQSKEGMSYFNAMACAANYAWANRQVLMHRAREVFSKTLGIGPNELAMNLIYDVCHNIAKKEVHIIDGKERLACVHRKGATRSFPPGSEALCDAYRSVGQPVIIPGDMGTASYVLVGTQKAMDETFGSTCHGAGRVLSRKAAIRASKGRSIQRELEDKGILARWTGRSTLAEEMPDAYKDISQVVEVVHGAGISKKVAKLRPMAVLKG; this is translated from the coding sequence ATGGAATTAAAAAAAATAGATGATTACAGGTGGGAGCTGCCGAAGACAGGGGCTATGCGCGTACCGGGCATTATTTATGCGAGCGCCTCCATGCTGAAAGATTCGAATCAGGAAGAACCCTTAAAGCAGGTTGCAAATGTCGCAACCCTTCCCGGAATTATCAAGGCATCGCTTGCCATGCCCGACATGCATTGGGGTTATGGTTTCCCTATAGGCGGCGTTGCCGCTTTTGACTGGGAATCCGGCGTCATATCCCCGGGCGGAGTCGGCTATGATATAAACTGCGGCGTCCGCCTGGCAGGCACATCCCTTGTTGAAAAGGATGTCAGGCCAAGGCTTAATGAGCTTATCAATGCCCTTTTCCAGAATATTCCATCCGGAGTGGGCTCTACGGGCTCAATAAAGCTGTCGTCGGCGGAAGAGATAAAGGTTCTTAAACAGGGCGCCAAATGGGCTGTGAGCCAGGGTTTTGGGACCGATTCAGATATAGAACATACGGAAGACAACGGTTGCATGCCTAATGCCGATCCTGACATGATCAGCAAAAGAGCAATGGAAAGAGGGAAAAAGCAGCTTGGCACTCTGGGTTCAGGAAATCATTTTGTTGAAATAGGTGTGGTCGAAACTGTTTACGATCAAAATGCAGCACGCATATTAGGGCTTTTTGAGGGGCAGGTTACACTGATGCTCCATTCAGGTTCAAGGGGATTCGGATACCAGGTCTGCGATGATTTTCTGGCTGCAATGGCAAAACATATTAATAAATTAGGCTTTGACATACCTGACAGGCAGCTTTCCTGCGCAATGATTCAATCAAAAGAGGGTATGAGCTATTTCAATGCAATGGCATGCGCCGCAAATTATGCCTGGGCCAACAGACAGGTTTTAATGCACAGGGCGCGCGAGGTGTTCTCAAAAACGCTTGGCATCGGACCAAATGAGCTTGCAATGAATCTAATATATGACGTTTGCCATAACATAGCAAAAAAAGAGGTTCATATTATAGATGGGAAAGAGCGGTTGGCCTGTGTTCACAGAAAAGGGGCTACAAGGTCTTTCCCGCCGGGCAGTGAAGCCTTGTGTGATGCATATCGCTCTGTGGGGCAGCCTGTGATTATCCCGGGCGATATGGGAACAGCCTCTTATGTTCTTGTGGGAACACAAAAGGCCATGGACGAAACCTTTGGCTCGACATGTCATGGAGCCGGACGTGTTCTGAGCAGAAAGGCCGCGATAAGGGCAAGCAAAGGCAGGTCAATACAGCGTGAACTGGAAGACAAAGGGATACTTGCCAGATGGACAGGCAGATCCACCCTTGCAGAAGAGATGCCTGATGCGTACAAGGATATTTCGCAGGTTGTTGAGGTGGTTCATGGGGCCGGAATTTCGAAAAAGGTGGCGAAGTTAAGGCCCATGGCGGTTCTTAAGGGTTAA